A genomic region of Pelodiscus sinensis isolate JC-2024 chromosome 17, ASM4963464v1, whole genome shotgun sequence contains the following coding sequences:
- the RNF14 gene encoding E3 ubiquitin-protein ligase RNF14: protein MSSEDKEAQEDELLALASIYDEDEFKRADSAQGGETRICLELPQNFKIFVSGSPTECLQKNGFEYTICFLPPLVLNFELPSDYPSASPPVFTLSGNWLSRTQLTALCKHLDNLWEENRGCVVLFAWMQFLKEETLAYLNITSPYELKICHQENGQSRTPLFPQNSELDSCGAASGTTTQEEILDERAIQDVESLSSLIREILDFDQVQQKKCFNSKMFLCSICFSEKLGSECMYFMECRHIYCKSCLKDYFEIQIRDGQVHCLSCPEPKCSSVATPGQVKELVGEELFARYDRLLLQSSLDLMADVVYCPRPCCQTPVMQEPSCTMGICSSCNHAFCTLCRMTYHGVSPCKVTAEKLMDLRNEYLEADGDTKIFLEQRYGKRVIQKALEEMESKEWLEKNSKACPCCGTPIEKLDGCNKMTCTGCRQYFCWLCMGSLSRMNPYRHFNDPSSPCFNRLFQAMNVDGDFWDAEDEH, encoded by the exons atgtcttcaGAAGATAAGGAAGCTCAGGAGGATGAGCTGCTGGCATTAGCTAGTATTTATGATGAAGATGAATTTAAGAGGGCAGACTCTGCCCAAGGAGGAGAAACAAGAATTTGTCTGGAGTTGccccaaaatttcaaaatatttgtgagTG GCAGTCCCACAGAGTGTCTCCAGAAGAATGGGTTTGAATACACAATTTGCTTTCTGCCTCCACTTGTGTTGAATTTTGAACTCCCATCAGACTACCCATCAGCCTCTCCGCCTGTGTTCACACTCAGCGGTAACTGGCTCTCCCGGACCCAG CTTACTGCACTATGCAAGCACTTAGACAACTTGTGGGAAGAGAACAGAGGCTGTGTGGTATTGTTTGCCTGGATGCAGTTTCTTAAAGAGGAAACACTAGCTTACCTGAACATCACCTCTCCGTATGAACTAAAAATATGCCACCAAGAAAATGGGCAAAGCAGGACACCTCTGTTTCCTCAGAACTCTGAGCTGGATAGTTGTGGTGCAGCAAGTGGTACGACAACACAAGAGGAAATCCTTGATGAAAGAGCTATACAGGATGTGGAGTCTCTGTCAAGTCTGATAAGGGAAATCTTGGATTTTGATCAGGTTCAGCAGAAAAAATGCTTTAACAGTAAGATGTTCTTGTgcagcatctgcttttctgagaAGCTGGGTAGTGAGTGTATGTACTTCATGGAATGCAGGCATATATACTGCAAATCCTGTTTAAAGGACTACTTTGAAATTCAGATCAGGGATGGTCAGGTCCACTGCCTCAgctgtccagaaccaaaatgttCTTCTGTTGCTACTCCAGGCCAG GTTAAGGAACTGGTTGGAGAGGAGTTGTTTGCACGTTATGACCGTCTACTTCTGCAGTCCAGCTTGGACTTGATGGCAGACGTGGTATATTGTCCTCgtccatgctgtcagacgccagTGATGCAAGAGCCAAGTTGCACCATGGGCATATGTTCCAGCTGCAACCATGCCTTCTGTACCCTCTGTAGAATGACTTACCATGGAGTCTCTCCATGTAAAGTCACTGCAG AAAAGCTAATGGATTTGCGTAATGAGTACCTAGAAGCAGATGGGgacacaaaaatatttttggagCAGCGCTATGGCAAAAGAGTGATTCAGAAAGCCCTTGAGGAGATGGAAAGCAAAGAATGGCTAGAAAAGAACTCAAAGGCCTGCCCTTGTTGTGGCACTCCTATAGAA AAACTAGATGGTTGTAACAAGATGACATGCACTGGCTGCAGGCAGTACTTCTGCTGGCTTTGTATGGGTTCTCTGTCTAGGATGAACCCATACAGGCACTTCAATGACCCATCCTCCCCCTGCTTTAACCG GTTGTTTCAAGCTATGAATGTTGATGGTGACTTCTGGGATGCTGAAGATGAACACTAG